The DNA region ATGCTGCAGCCGCTTCTTCCGCAGCCGCATCGCAGCCCGCCCCCGCTGCTCCGGCCGCCGCAGTGCGCAACCCGGCCAACACCGTCAACGCGCCGATGGTCGGCACTGTCTACATGGCTCCGGCTCCCGGGGCCCGCGCCTTCATCGAAGTCGGCGCTACCGTCAAGGAAGGCCAGACGCTTCTCATCATCGAAGCAATGAAGACGATGAACCAGATTCCGTCTCCGAAGTCCGGCAAGGTCACGGAGATCCTCGTCGAGGACGGCCAGCCCGTCGAATACGGCCAGCTCCTCGTCGTCATCGAATAAGGCGGACGTCATGGTCTCGAAAATCCTCATAGCCAATCGCGGGGAAATTGCGCTGCGCGTACTGCGCGCGTGCAAAGAGCTTGGCATTCCCTGCGTGGTGGTTCACTCCACCGCCGATGCCGATGCCATGCATGTGCGCCTAGCCGACGAAAG from Rhizobium sullae includes:
- the accB gene encoding acetyl-CoA carboxylase biotin carboxyl carrier protein: MAETKKGIDQALIRDLANILNETDLTEIEVEQDELRIRVSRAGNTHYVQAPIGVPAYAAAASSAAASQPAPAAPAAAVRNPANTVNAPMVGTVYMAPAPGARAFIEVGATVKEGQTLLIIEAMKTMNQIPSPKSGKVTEILVEDGQPVEYGQLLVVIE